The stretch of DNA AAACGCTCCCATCGGTGAGCAAGTAGTTGTCTAAAGTCCTAAAAGCTCGCTTTACACCATGCTTTCATCAAGAGACAAAATTTTAATTAGCCTCTTTTAGCCACTCCTTGATCAGTGCCCAGCCTGGCCTATTGCGTCTATAAGCTCATCTAAAGCTCATTTTGTATGCCCTTGCGGTAAATTTAGTGAAATTTTAAAGAAGAATTTGGCGAGTCACCCCGCCAAATTTGTATTAGTAGATTATTTTGCGTCCCAAGCTAGGATCGTATTGCCCTCGGCATCGGTAGCCACGTCGCCCATGCCCATGATGTTGTAGCCGCAGTCTACGTAGTGAACTTCACCTGTTACGCCACTAGCTAGGTCGCTAAGCAGATACATCGCGCTGTTACCGACATCTTCAGTCGTGACGTTGCGCTTTAGCGGGCTATTTACTTCGTTGTAGCGTAAAATCATCCTAAAATCGCCGATCCCGCTTGCAGCAAGCGTTTTAATTGGACCTGCGCTGATCGCATTTACGCGGATATTTTTAGCGCCAAGGTCGTGTGCTAGGTAGCGAACCGAGCTTTCAAGTGCCGCTTTGGCAACGCCCATTACGTTGTAGTGTGGCACAAATTTTGGTCCGCCAAGATATGTAAGAGTAAGCACCGAGCCACCCTCTTTTAGCACTGGCAAAACCGCACGAGTAAGGCTTAGTAGCGAGTACACACTAGTTCCCATCGCGATGTCAAAGGCTTCTTTGCTCGTGTTTACAAACTCACCCTCAAGCGCTTCTTTTGGTGCGTAAGCCACTGCATGCACAACAAAATCGATCTCGCCAAGGTCTTTTTTGATCCTATCAGCAAGGCCGTCTAGGTGAGCTTGGTTATTTACGTCAAGCTCATAGACAAATTTGCTACCAAACTCCTCAGCGATCGGCTCTACGCGCTTTTTAAGAGCGTCGTTTAGGTAGGTAAACGCCATCTGCGCACCCTGGGCGTAACAAGCTTCGGCGATGCCGTAAGCTATTGACTTGGCGTTCGCAACGCCGACGATGAGGCCCTTTTTGCCTTTTAGTATCATTTGTTCTCCTTTTTATTAAAGCTACTTAACTTTTTCTACTTCACAAGCTTACAGCTACAAGCAGAATTATTTATCTTTCATTAAAAATTTAAAAGCAATGCTCAAAAACTATATGCTTACTCTGCTTATTTTTTAAATCCTGCCTTAACTAAGCGAAAAATCCTGCGCAATTTGACTTAAAATTCTATAAATTAAAATTCGCGAAATCTCGCGAAAACGCCAAATTTGAAACTAAATTTGACAGCGGCAGTATCGCTAGGCGGATTTAAATGTTTCGCAGTAAATTTCGTCCCAAGACTAGGCATTTAGCCTGTCGCAGGGCGAAATTTACAAAATCATTTAAAGACGTCAGCGAGATGACGCGCTAATAAGTTCCAAGAAACCAGAGGCGTCCCAGCTCGCCGTCCCCACTAATACTCCATCACAGTTTGCTATACCCGCTATCCCGCCGATATTTGCGACGTTTACGCTGCCGCCGTAAAGTAGCGGCGCGCTCGTCTTCTCGCGGATGAAATTTAAAATCTCCTCTATCTGCTCTGCGCTCGCGCTCTTGCCCGTGCCTATCGCCCAAATTGGCTCGTAGGCGATCAGCAGCCGCTCGTAGCCAAGGTCGATATTTTTTAGCTGTTCGGCCAAAAACTCCTTCGTGCCGCCAGCTTCGTTTACGCTCAAATTTTCGCCGATGCAGTAGACGATCTGCCAGCCCGCCTTTACGGCGAAGTCAAATTTCGCGCGCAAAAGCTCCTCGCTCTCGCCTAGCACGCGCCGTTCGGAGTGCCCGATCAGCACGCTTTTTACGCCAAACTCGTCCAGCATCGCCTTGCCGATCTCGCCGGTGTGAGCGCCGCTTTCGCACGGATAGAAATTTTGCGCGCCGAGTTTAAATTTATGAGCCGCGCCATCAAGCGCGCTAAACGGGGGGAATACCGTCACGTCGTCGTTTGCGCTTAAATTTGCGTCTAAAATTTCAGCGTATTTAGCAAAGCTAGCTCTCGTGTGATTGCACTTCAAATTTGCTAAAAATCTCACTCCGCAGCCTTTCTAAGCGGTTTTATGCCGGGTAGCTCCTTGCCCTCGATAAGCTCCAAGCTAGCACCTCCGCCCGTGGAGATAAAGGTCATCTCGTCGGCGTCTCCCGCGCGCTCGACGACGTCGGCCGTATCGCCGCCGCCAACGACCGTAGTCGCGTGAGTGTCGATGATAGCGTGGCTCATTTTGATGCTACCTTTGCTAAATTTATCCATCTCAAAAACGCCCATCGGCCCGTTCCACCAGATGGTTTGCGCGTCGGCGATGACCTCTTTAAAGAGCCTAATCGACGCAGGTCCGATATCTAGCCCCATCCAGCCGCTAGGTATTTCTTGCGCGGGGACGAATTTCACGGCACTTTCGGCCGAAAAGGTCTGGGCTGCGACGACGTCTACGGGCAGGTAAATTTTAACGCCAAGCTCCCTGCCCTTGCGTAAAATTTCTCTCGCGTCCTCGATGAGGTCTTCTTCGAGCAGCGAATTTCCGATATTTTCGCCGAGCGATTTTAAAAACGTGAACGCCATGCCGCCGCCAATTATCAGCTTATCCACACGCGGAAGCAGGTTGTGCAGGGCTTGCAGCTTGCCGCTAACCTTACTGCCGCCAACGACCGCCACAAACGGGCGCGCAGGGTGTTTGATGAGATTTTGAGCGAAATTTATCTCCTTTTGCAGCAAAAATCCCGCCGCTTTGTGCCTCTCGTCGTAAAATTTAGTGATCGCCTCGACCGAGCTGTGCGCTCTGTGGCAGACGCCAAACGCGTCGTTTATGTAAAATTCGCCGTACTTAGCGAGCTCGGCGGCTAGCGCCTCGTCGTTTTTGGTTTCGCCCTTTTCAAAGCGCAAATTTTCAAGAAGTAAAATTTCGCCCGGTTTTAGCGCGGCAACTTTGGCTTTGGCATCCGCGCCGACGACGTCCTCGGCAAATATCACGTCTCTATCAAGCAACCTTGAAAGCCTCTTTGCCACGCCTCGTAGCGAAAATTTCTCCTCAAAGCCGTTTTTCGGACGTCCTAGATGGCTAGCCAAAACCACGCTGCAGCCGTTATCTAGGCAGTAGCGGATCGTAGGGATCGCCGAGCGGATCCTGCGGTCGTCGGTGATGTTTAAAAACTCGTCCATCGGCACGTTAAAATCGCACCTAACAAATACTTTCGCGCCGCCTAGCTCAAGATCGTTGATCGATAAAATTTCACTCATTTTTCACCCTTTAAATTTACTTCGTAGCCACGATCTTGGCTAGGTCCACAAGCCTTGTCGAGTAGCCCCACTCGTTGTCATACCACGCAAAGACCTTTACCATATCATCGGCGATGACCTGCGTCGTGTCGCTAGCTACGATGCTGCTGTATGCGCTCGTGCAAAAGTCGCTGCTAACTCTATAATCGTCATCGACGAATAAAATTCCCTTCAAATTCGACTCGGCAGCCGCTCTAAACGCCTCATTTATCTCCTCTTTGCTAGCCGGTCTTTTTAAAACCGCCGTTAAATCGACCATTGATACGTTTGCGACCGGCACGCGGACCGCTTGTCCGTGCATCTTGCCGTTTAGCTCGGGAAGTACTTTTGCGATCGCTTTTGCGGCTCCGGTGGTCGTAGGTCCGATATTTAGGGCTGCAGCGCGCGAACGGCGGAAGTCTTTGGCCTTCACGTCAACCAAGCTTTGGCCGTTTGTGTAGGCGTGGATCGTGGTCATGAGCCCTTTTACGATGCCGAATTTATCGTTTAGCACCTTTGCGACGGGCGCTAGGCCGTTTGTGGTGCAGCTTGCGTTGGAGACGATCGCTTCGCCTGCGTATTTATCGTCGTTTACGCCGACTACGAACGTCGCCGTGTCGTCTTTTGCCGGAGCGCTCATGACGACTTTTTTGACGCCGCGAGCTAGATACGGTTCGCATTTTTCGGTGGTTAAAAACTTGCCCGTACACTCCAAAACCACGTCTGCGCCGTAGTCTGCGTAGCTAAGCTCGTTTAGATCTCTTGTTGAAAAAACTCTTATCTTTTTGCCGTTTACTTCTATAAAATCGTCGCTTATCACCTTAACGTCTTGCTTAAATTCGCCGTGCACGCTGTCGTATTTGAGCAGATAGCGCGTCATGTCGCGCGTCGCCGTGTCGTTAATAGCGACAAGCTCAACGTCGTCTCGCTCTAAAATAATACGAGCGGCACACCTACCGATACGCCCAAAGCCGTTTATTGCTACTTTAACTGACATCTTAGCTCC from Campylobacter concisus encodes:
- the fabI gene encoding enoyl-ACP reductase FabI, which codes for MILKGKKGLIVGVANAKSIAYGIAEACYAQGAQMAFTYLNDALKKRVEPIAEEFGSKFVYELDVNNQAHLDGLADRIKKDLGEIDFVVHAVAYAPKEALEGEFVNTSKEAFDIAMGTSVYSLLSLTRAVLPVLKEGGSVLTLTYLGGPKFVPHYNVMGVAKAALESSVRYLAHDLGAKNIRVNAISAGPIKTLAASGIGDFRMILRYNEVNSPLKRNVTTEDVGNSAMYLLSDLASGVTGEVHYVDCGYNIMGMGDVATDAEGNTILAWDAK
- a CDS encoding phosphoglycerate kinase, with amino-acid sequence MSEILSINDLELGGAKVFVRCDFNVPMDEFLNITDDRRIRSAIPTIRYCLDNGCSVVLASHLGRPKNGFEEKFSLRGVAKRLSRLLDRDVIFAEDVVGADAKAKVAALKPGEILLLENLRFEKGETKNDEALAAELAKYGEFYINDAFGVCHRAHSSVEAITKFYDERHKAAGFLLQKEINFAQNLIKHPARPFVAVVGGSKVSGKLQALHNLLPRVDKLIIGGGMAFTFLKSLGENIGNSLLEEDLIEDAREILRKGRELGVKIYLPVDVVAAQTFSAESAVKFVPAQEIPSGWMGLDIGPASIRLFKEVIADAQTIWWNGPMGVFEMDKFSKGSIKMSHAIIDTHATTVVGGGDTADVVERAGDADEMTFISTGGGASLELIEGKELPGIKPLRKAAE
- a CDS encoding triose-phosphate isomerase, yielding MRFLANLKCNHTRASFAKYAEILDANLSANDDVTVFPPFSALDGAAHKFKLGAQNFYPCESGAHTGEIGKAMLDEFGVKSVLIGHSERRVLGESEELLRAKFDFAVKAGWQIVYCIGENLSVNEAGGTKEFLAEQLKNIDLGYERLLIAYEPIWAIGTGKSASAEQIEEILNFIREKTSAPLLYGGSVNVANIGGIAGIANCDGVLVGTASWDASGFLELISASSR
- the gap gene encoding type I glyceraldehyde-3-phosphate dehydrogenase — protein: MSVKVAINGFGRIGRCAARIILERDDVELVAINDTATRDMTRYLLKYDSVHGEFKQDVKVISDDFIEVNGKKIRVFSTRDLNELSYADYGADVVLECTGKFLTTEKCEPYLARGVKKVVMSAPAKDDTATFVVGVNDDKYAGEAIVSNASCTTNGLAPVAKVLNDKFGIVKGLMTTIHAYTNGQSLVDVKAKDFRRSRAAALNIGPTTTGAAKAIAKVLPELNGKMHGQAVRVPVANVSMVDLTAVLKRPASKEEINEAFRAAAESNLKGILFVDDDYRVSSDFCTSAYSSIVASDTTQVIADDMVKVFAWYDNEWGYSTRLVDLAKIVATK